Within the Desulfovibrio sp. genome, the region CCGGGCCTCCCAACAGGAAGTGGATGCGCTCGCAGTAACGGGATTAAACCGCATTCGTCAGAAGCTCTTTTTCGACCACGACCCCGCCTCCGCTGAATGGCTTTTGTTCAAGGCCAGAAACGGGCAGGAACTGGCCGAGGCAATGAAGCTCTCCAACATCGAACCCGTTTTGGCCCAGGCCCTTACTGTTTTGTGGACAAAAATGAATTTCAAGACCGAGGTGGTTGTTCTGGTCAACCTCTCGCTGATCGCCAAAACCACCCAGAATGTGCAGGGCAAGGTGGGCGAAATCCTCTCCAAACTTGGAGTGGTAAAAGCCGGGCAGGCTTAAGCCTTAAGGACATACTCGTCTATCATAAACCGCGAGCGCGCCATTGAGACGCGCTCGCGGCAAAAACGCCGCCTATTTGCGAACATCCAACTTCAGAAGCGTGCTCCCCTCGCGCAGGTATTTGAGCACATCGATTCCCACCTTGTCCTCCTGCTTCGGCGGCATGGCCCCGCTGCCGGGCGCCGTCACCTGGGCCTCGCCCGCAGGCAACAGCTGAGCCAGGTCTTCCGAAGCCAAATCCGCTTCGCGCTGGGTCAAGGAAAGAGAGGACGCCACCGGCAGATAGTAGAAGGCAAGCTTCATGCCCCCGGCCTGATCCTTTTTGAGCTTCACCCGCACCGGCCCCTTTTTCCAACGGATCACCGTGGAGTCTCCCTCAACGGCTTTCTTGCCGGGGCCGTAAATCTTGCGCAGTTCCGCCGTCAGCTCGTCGTACCCGGTCGCATCCTTCAGGCGCAGGTGCACGGCGTAGAGCTTGCCGCCTGACAGGCCGTAAAACACCGTGGGCTTGCCGAATCCCTTCATTTCGTAGTTTTCGCGAAGGCTTACGAAGTAGTCGATGCCGTCATCGGTTCGTATCTTCAAGAAGCCCTGGCGTTTGCTCACGTCCTCGCCCCAGGCCACGGTTCCGAATCCCTTGGTTATTGCCTGCGGAGCCGCGCCAAGGCACGGAACAGCATAAATCACCATCAGGGCAACCATCACCATCAAACGGGTCATTACGGCCACGCGTTCCTCCACTCATGCGGTATTTTTATTAAATAGCCGTACAGTACAATCCTGGCAAGCGCATGGCACCCGCCCGAGCCCGGAGCGATTCAATGAGCGAGGCAGCCTGCTCTTGCTGGATGGACTCGATCTCGCCGTAGCATACCTGAACTGAAGCAGTGCTCTGCTAGAGAGCCAATTCTCTTGATACGCTATGCAGGCAAGATAATAAAAAGCGCGGCCAATTGGGCACGCGCCAGGAGTGAAGTGCCGTTGCAAAACGGACTTCGTGCCGGGTTGCCATGTCCCCGGCGGTGGGAATCTCCATCGCTTAGCTCAGGCTCTTACCGCCAAGCATGGCCAGGGCAGATTCTTTTTCATCCGCCAGCCTGGTTGACACCGCCACACGCAAACGCCCGCGTCCGGCGAACTGCGCCATGCGCTGGGAGTAGACCTCCTCGATGAGGGCCTTGTCCGACTTGTCCTGCCCTTTACCTTGGAGCTTCTCCACGGCCTGGGTGAAGATTTCAGCCGCCCCGTTGGGCCCGTGCTGCACAGCGGTGCTCCAGAGGACCTCGCGCACTGCCTGGGAACGTTTGGAAACATCTTCGCCAGCCGAGAGGGTTATGGATTTCAGAGCGGGCTGGTAGTGGGTTTCACGAATGAATTCGTGCTGCAGGGCTTCAAAGCGTTTGGGGTTCTCCGCTGCAATGCGCTTCCATTCGTCGGCCATGGTGCCTTGGCGGCCTCCGGTGTTTGCCGGGCCCGACGTGGAAAGCCTCGAGGCCAGGTCCGGGGCCTTGGTATTCAAGTAGTCCATGAAACGGCCCATGGTGCCCACGCCCGAAGCGATCTGGTAGAGTCCGTAGGACGTGCCGCCCCGGCCGTCGTACCCTATGGCGTCGATGGCCCCACGGGATTCGTACGCTGCCGATAAAATTCCTATCCTGCCGTCGCCAGAGTATTTGGAATCGTCCTTGGCCAACGTGGCCTGACGTTTGGCTGCAAGGAATTTCGATTCCGCTGCCGCGGCCGCGAACAGCAGGTCTTCCTCGTCTTTTGTGAAGGCGGTGCCCAGGCCCCCCTTGCCTCCGGTACCAGGCAAATGCCCCAGGTCCTCAGGGTGGCGCGCGTTCTGGTTGACTGCCCCGCGCACCTCGTTGGAAGCAACCTTGCTCTTGGCTTCTGCACGAGGTTGAGCCTGGGCCTGCGTTTGAGACGGAAGATTGACGTTTAGTATGCCACCCGGGCCTCTGGTAGGCATGCCCGTAACCACCGACATGGGGTCCTTGCCCTTGCCCGCCAGGACATCCTGGCTTACACCCAGCTGGCTGGTGAGCATGGTCTTGAACGCGCCCTGGTCCTGGGACAGCTTGTTCGGTCCGAACCTGCTCAGTTCCGGCCTGGCCACGAGGGCAGCGGCTATTTTTTGCGGCGTCATTACCATGACGTAAACCCCTTTCGTCGAGAGTTAGCATCATGGTTCAGCAATCCGCGTGCCAGGCTTCGCACTCCTTCTTTCAGAACAGGTCCTGCAGATACTTCCCGTGCCATTCCGGAGCCGATACGACGCACTTCAACTGCCTTTTCTGTTACTGCCCGCTCTATTTCCTGGAAGACTGCGGCGGCGACTTCGAAATGCTGGGAGGCATAAAGGACTGCAGCAAGTGTTTGAAGCCGCATGCATTCGACGGATATGAACGTACCGTAGGGCGTTTGAAGGAAGAACTGGAGAAACGGCGGGAGATATACCGCGAAGATCAGGAACGCTAGCCAGCCGCGAAGCAACACGGGATTCCAAAGGGCACGCGCCCTTTGGCCGCCGGAGGCTTCCCCAACAACAAACCAAAGAGGCAAACCTTCTCAGCTCGCCCCCACCTAACAAACTTAGCCGCAGGCCCGTCCCTTCAGCCCGAACACCAGCTTCAGTATCTTGGGGGCCACTCCGTCGAAAATCTTGGGGGCCAGGAACTCGCCTGCCACCCGTTTGCTTATCTCTCCCAAGGTCGGATACGGGTGCACGGCCTGGGCAAGAGCCGAAAGTTTCACCCCTCCCGCCAATGCGGCTATCCATTCGCAGAGCAGGTCCCCTGCCCTCGATCCAAGGATCTGGACGCCAACCACCTTTTCCTTACCGTCAACCAGCATCTTGATGAGACCTTCAGGCGTGCCGTCCGCCTGGGCCCGGTCGTTGTCTTCGAAACGCTGGACATGCGGTGTAACCGCGATGCCAGCCTTGGCTGCGGCAGCCTCGGTCAGCCCCACGGTGGCAAGTTCCGGTTCGCAGTAGGTTGCCTTGGGCATCAGGGTGTAATCCGTCTTTCGTGGGAGCCTGGCCACCGCGTTGGTCAGGGCCACACCGCCCTCGTATCCGGCCGCGTGGGTGAAGAGCCATTTGCCCAAGATGTCTCCTGCCGCGAAAATGTTGTCAGCAGTGGTGCGCAGCCTGGAGTCAGTGGGAATCCCCTTTTCAGTATAGGCCACGCCTGCCTTTTCCAGCTTGAGCCCGGCAACGTTGGGGCTTCGGCCCATGGCCACCAAAAGAAATTTTGCCGAAGCGACAGCCTCTTCCCCGGAAGCCAGAGAATAGCCCACGTGCCTGAGCCCGTAGGACACGCTGGCGAATCTGGCTTTGGCCCCGGTAATCACCGTGACCCCTTCGGCTTCCAGGCGCTGGCGCACCAATGCAGCCATATCCGGGTCCTCGCCGGAGAGGAGCTGATCGGAACGCTGCACCATGGTCACGGAGCTGCCCAGGCGCTGGAATGCCTGGGCCATTTCCACGGCCATGGCCCCACCGCCAAGGATCAGCAGGGATTCGGGAAGTTCGTCCAAGGAGAACAGGCTCTTGTTGGTAAGGTGCGGGGTATGGCGCAAGCCCGGAATGTCGGGGATGGCAGGCGAGGACCCCGTGGCCACGATCCAGCGGTCGGCCGAGACTGTCTTTCCGTTCAGGCTCACCGCATGCTCGTCCACGAACTCGGGCGAGCCGAATTCCACCTTGGCACCAAGCGAGCAAAAACGTTCCGGTGAATCGTGGAGCTGGATATGTTCGATGACCTGGCGGATTCTGGCCTTTATCTTACTGAAATCAACAGGCGGCAACTCCATGTCCGGCAGGCCCCAGCGCGAAGACGTGAGCATGCGATGGCGCAGGTTGGCCGAGGCGATGAGCGTTTTGGAAGGCACGCAGCCGTAGTGCAGGCAATCCCCGCCAAGTGCCGGCCCCTTTTCAATAAGGAGTACCTTGGCACCAAGGCGCGCCCCGCCAGCCACGGCCGTAAGACCCGCCGCTCCCCCTCCAATCACTCCCAGATCATAATCATACGTCGCCATTGTCCGGCTCCCTTACTGATGAAACTCGCCCCATTAAGCATGCGTCGGCCTTCCTGTCCATCCTGGAAGAATTCCGACTTCCGCTGTTACCCTCCTCATTTGGCTCTCCTTGTCTTTCATCACTCGCCCGACGTAGTTTCGCTCCACTATTTCCAGAGTGCATTGCATAAACATAAAAAAGGCCGCCCGTTGCCGGGCGGCCTTCTCATCACAGGCGTCCGCCTGATTTTCTACCAATCGGACTTGGTGAAGCTGTCTTCCACGCCGAAGTCCACAACCGGCTCGGGGGCAGCGGCAGGAGCACCGCCAGCGGCAGGAGCGCCGCCGCCGGCCACGGTCACGACGCCGTGCTTCTTCACGTCCTCGATCATCTTCAGAAGCTCATCCACCTTGCCGATGTACTCTTCGACCTTGGCCAGGGGAGCCACGAGAATCTTCTCGCTGTCCTTCTGGGCGGAATCCTCGAAGCGCTTCACCGAGGCTTCGGCGGCCTTCAGCTTGGCTTCCACGTCGATCAGGGTGGCGGTCTTGGCGGCCAGTTCAGCCTTCACTTTGGCGAGCTCTTCAGCCTGGGTTTCAGCGACGGTCTTGTATTCGGCCAGCTTGACGAACAGGGCGTTGATCTCGCCCATGGTCTCGGCAGGCAGCTTGGGCACGGACACGTTCTTGCCGGCGGAAGCCAGCTGGTTGGCGCTCATGGCGATCACTTCGGGATGCTGCTCATAGATCCACGCCTTGGCGATGGCGCCGGCGAAAGGAGCCAACTCCTCGTCAACGACTGTGTCGGCCATGTAGCTCACCAGCTCAACCACGCCCTTCTTCTGGCCTTCCTTGTCCACGCCCTTCAAGTACGACATGAAGGTGTTCATCGGGAAAACTTTCGTCTCAGCCATGGGAGTTCCTCCTCTTAGATCTCGAAAACTTTGTCTTCAACGCGCGAAAGCGGAAGCCTTCCGCTCATGCGCGCATACACCAGGGCCGTTGTGCGATACACCAGGTGCCCGAGCTTGGACCAGGGCAGGTAGGCGAACAGCATAAACACACTGATCAGATGCAGATAGTACATGGGGTAGGCCAGTCCGGCCACGCCAGCCAGGCGCAGCACGAACGCGCCGGTGCCGGTGACGAACACCGCCCAGACCACGCCCAGCAGATACCAGTCGTAGAAGCTCGATCCGGACTTCTGGGAGTCCTGGTTCAGCCGGCGGCGGGTGAGCATGGTCAGGCCATAGAGGCCAAGCGCCATGCCGGCCACGGCCAGCAGTTTCACCGGGCTGTAGAGCGGCATGGGGGTGTCGCCCAGGGAGTGCAGCCAGTGGAATCCAGGGACCTTGGAGCCCCAGTGGGACACCGCGACGACGCCGGTGACGATGGCCAGGGCCACGAAGGCGAAGACCAGTGTCCAGTGCCCCTTGAAGCGCTCGGTGTTGTCTTTTCCGCAGTCGTTCCACTTGCGGTGGGTAAGTATCTCGTCGCGCACCACGTCGATGATGGCCTGGACGAGGGTGGGCTTTTCCACCTGCTGACCGATGTTGAAGGTTTCCGGCAGGCTCTTGAACGAGTTCCACATGTTCATGACACCCTTATAGAAGCTCCATCCCATGAAAATGAATACCAGGATGAACAGGGGGTCGATGGTGTAGTCGCCGGGGTAGAGCTTGCCGAACTTGATCTCGCCCTGGGGAATGCTGAAACCGCCCTGGGTTATCAGCCAGATAACGGCGAAGAGAACGGCCGGGATGGCGATCAGGATGGGCAAGCCCTTGGAGGAGCTCATCCATTCGCCAATGCAGGCCGGGCCCACCAGCTTGCGGTAGGTCATGTTGCGGATGGCGGCCAGAGTGTCGCCAGGCCGGGCGCCGCGGGGACAGAGGTCCGAGCAGGTGCCGCAGTTGTGGCACAGCCACACGTCAATGTCGTTCATGAGCTTGTCTTTGAGGCCCCACTGCGCCCAGACCATCTCCTTGCGGGGATATGGGTTCTCGGACGGAGACAGAGGGCAGGCCACGGAGCAGGTGGCGCACTGATAGCACTTCTTGACGGACTCGCCGCCAGATGCCTGCAGCTCCCTGACAAAGCTCGGATCGGGTAGGATCCGGACCGGAGAAGACATAAGCAGGGCCTCCTAGTATCCTTTGAACGGGTTGGGACCCAATTTCGTGATCATTTTCATGAAGTCGTCGATCAGGTCGGGCACGGTGTCGTACTCGTCAATGGACACCTGGAGCTGGTCAACGCGTTCGGCTTCAACGCCCAGGCGGTTGAGCGACTCGGAGATGTTCTCCTTGCGGCGGTTGCACAGCTCGGAACCCTTGACGAAGTGGCACTGGTAGTCGTCGCCGTACTTGCAGCCGAGCAGCATCACGCCGTCGATGCCCTTGGACATGGCGTCGGCCACCCAGATGGCGTTGACCGAACCCAGGCAGCGCACCGGAATGACACGCACGTAGGGACTCCAGGCTTTCTTGCGCATGGCGGCCATGTCGAGCGCCGGGTAGGCGTCGTTCTCGCAGGCCAGGATGAGCACGCGGGGGCCGCCCACGTCCATCTTCGGGGGCACCTGCATCTCGCGGATCATGGAGCCGATCATGTCGATGTTGTAGTTGTCGAAGCTGATGACGCGCTCGGGACAGGCGCCCATGCAGGTGCCGCAGCGGCGGCAGCGCGTGGGATTGGGCATCGGGGTGCCCTTGGGATCGTCATCGAGAGCGCCGAACGGACATTCCTCGGTGCAGCGTTTGCACTGGGTGCAACGCACGAAGTTGAACACCGGGTAGCTGCGGTCGCCGGAGCGCGGGTGCACCGCGACGCCCTTGTTGGCGCTGGACACGCACTGGATGGCCTTGAGCGCGGCGCCCATGGCGTCGTCGCCAGCCAGAGCCAGCCCCATGGGCTGGCGCACCGCGCCGGCGGCGTAGATGCCGGTGCGGCGGGTTTCGTAGGGGAAGCAGATGTAGTTGGAATCCGCATACCCTTCGAAGAGCCCCAGGTCCGGGAAGGCCAGACCCTGGCGATACTCCAGATTGATCACCGGGCTGTGCGCCGTGGTGGGCACCAACGCGGTGGGCAGAACCACCAGGTCGGCCTCGATCTCAATGGACTCGCCCAGCAGGGTGTTGGCCATTGTGATGATCACGGAGCCGCCCGAACCGGATTTGACGCCCTTGATGTCGGCCTTGCTGAGCATGATGCCCGGCTTGTCCTGGGCGGCCTTGTAGTAGCGCTCGTTGATGCCTGGCACCATCATGTGGTCGTAGAAGATGTAGGCCGCGGCCTCGGGGTTCTTCTCGACCACATAGTTGGCCTGCTTGAGCGCCACCAGGGTGGACAGCTCGGAGGACAAGGCCAGATGGCGCTGGGATTCCAGGTCGCAGAAAGGAGCCGGACCGGCCTCCTCTCCTTCGGCAGGAGCCTCGGCTGCCTGCGCCGGGGGATCCTGCGGGGCGTCGCCTTCCTTGTCGCACTCCAGGGCCACGTCGGCCGGACAGGCCACTGTGGTGCACAGGGAGGTGTTAAGCAGGAAAGCAACGCTCTTGGGCACCTTATTGTCGGAAGGACGGGTGATAGCGCCGCCCTTGGCCATCTTTTCGAGCTCGGCGGTGGTGATCACGTTCTTGATCTCGCCGTAACCCAGGGGTTCCAGGTACTTGGTGTCACCCGGGTCCCAACCCGTGGCCAGGACCATGGAACCGATGTCCAGGGTCTGGCCGTTGGAGAGCTCGGCCTTGTACTGGCCGGGCGCACCGGAGAACTTCTCCAGGATGGTGCCGGTCAGAATTGTGACCTTCTTGTTGTCCTTCACCTGGGCAATGAGCTTGTCCAGGCCCGTTTCCTGAGCCTCGGTGTAGGGATAGCTCAGGGGGAAGGTTTTGTAGAAGTTGGCCACCTTGCCGCCCAGGGCATCGGCCTTTTCCACCAGGACCACGTCGTAGCCCAGGGAGGCTGCGGCATTGGCCGCGTTCAAGCCGGTCCAGCCGCCACCCAGAACCATGATGGTCTTGCAGGTTTCGGCCACCTCGGGGTTTGGAATGTTGGATTTGGTGAGCTTCACCACACCCATGAGGGCGTATTCCGTGCAGATAAGCTGCATGTCGTCGATGCCCTTGGCCTTTTCCAGCTCACCGGTCACCTTGTCGAAGGACCAAACGCCCTGCTCGCGCAGGTTGACCCTCTCCACCTGGACCTTGTCTCCGAAGGTGAACACGTCCCACTTGGAGCGGGGCGAGCAGGCGCAGAGGCACACGGCATCAAGCCCGGCCTCGGCGATGTCGGCCTCGATGGCCGCCTTTCCTTCAGGAGAGCACAGCACGGGGTGGGTTTTGATGACCGGGCACTGCGGCTGGTACTTATTCTTCACCGCTGTGCACACTGCGTCCATATCGACGGCTTCGCCTATGCCGCAGCCGCCGCAGACGTACACGCCTATTTTCTCGGCCATGAATCCTTACCTCCCCGCAACCGTTTGTATGGCCTTGAGCGCGGCGCCCGTGGCCGCCTGGGCCGAGCGCATCACGTCCAAGGGCAGCTTGGCGCAGCCCGTGGCAATAATCCCGGAACCCTCTGCACCTATGAAGAAGCCTTCCTCATCACGGGGCGCGTTCACGGCCACTGCCTCACCAGCCGATGAGGGCTGCATGCCGGTGGCCAAGACCACCAGATCGAATTCCTCGATGTTCTTGATGCCGGAGTCGACATTTTCCACCGTGGCCAGCACCTTGCCGGACGGGGATTCGACCAGTTCGGCCACCTTGCCCTTAACCAGCGACAGCTTGCCGTCAGCGGAAACCTTCTCCAGGAACTTCTGGTAGCGGCCAGGGGTGCGAAGGTCGATGTAATATATGGTGACCAGCGCCTCGGGCACCCGCTCGCGAACATAGGTGGCCTGCTTGAGGCTGGCCATGCAGCAGATGTAGGAGCAGTAGTTCAGGTGGTTCTCGTCGCGCGAACCGGCGCACTGCACAAACGCGATGCGCTTGGGCACGGCCTTGTCGGACGGGCGCAGCAGGAGCCCGCCGGTGGGGCCGTTGGGCGCGCACAGCCGCTCCATCTGCATGTTGGAGATGACGTTCTTTAACTTGCCCGCGCCCAGGTTCTCCAGCTTGGACATATCGTAGGGCTTCCAGCCGGTGGCCTCCACGATGGCGCCGACCTTGAAGGTCTGGGAGCGCTCCTGGTCGGCCAGATCGATCGCGCCATACTTGCACGAGGCTTCGATCTTCTTGGCCTCAGCCTCTGAGCAACGGTTCTTCTCGAACACGTAGCGCATGGGGAAGGAGAAGATGTTGGGCCTAAACGCCACTTTGCGCTCGCCAAGTCCCAGATCGAACTCGCAGGGCACCATGGTTTCGGCCGCCTCGGCGCAGTCGTTGCACGCAGTGCACTTCTCGTTGACGTGGCGAGGCTTGATGGAAACGGTCACGTCGAAGTCGCCGGGCTTGCCGGAGACCTTGGTGACAGAAGCCATGGTGAGCACTTTCACGTTAGGATTGTTGCGGATGCGCTGGAACTGAATCTCCAGTCCGCAGGATGGGGGGCAGAGCTTTGGGAAATATTGGTTGAGCTGCGCCACCCGCCCACCAAGATAGGGATTTTTTTCCACGAGGATGACCTCGTAGCCCATTTCGGCGGCCTCCAGGGCAGCGGTGATGCCGCTGAATCCCCCCCCGACCACCAGTATCGCGTTGCCAGACATTGACACCTCCCTGCTCGGATTTGACCTTTCACGGTCAAACGGCCTGATCCGGGACGCCTCGCCCCGGCGCGCCCCGGATCAGACCGTTTGGGACAAACGGCCGGCTTCCGGCTTGAAAAACGGCCGCGGGCAAGAGCCCGCGGCCGTGCTTGGTCCGACTTAGGCGTCGGGGATGATCTTGATGTAAGGACGCTTGAAGACCTTGGTCTCGCGGGTGGCAGGGTCGTACTTCGAGTTCACGAAGCACTTCCACTTGCTGTCGTCCAGGCCCGGGAAGTCACCACGGTAGTAGAAGCCGGGGTAACGGGACTCTTCACGGAAGGCGATGTGCTGCATGTGCATGCGAACGGTCCACAGGCGGTGGAACTGCTCCCAGCAGCGCATCAGTTCGTGCAGGTCGCGGGCGGCCAGCTTCTTGGAGTCCTCTTCCAGCATGGCCAGCAGCTTGAAGCCGGTGCCCAGCAGGGAAGCGGAGGTGGTGTACAGGGTGCCAACGCCTCCGCCGTACTCGTCGGAGCACTTCACGAGGCGCATCATGAAGTTCTTGGGAGAGATGAACTTCGGGTTGACGATGGGGTCGGTGGAGATGCCCTTGTTCTCTTCGAAGGTATACCAAGGCTGGTAGATTTCCTTCTTCAGATCAGCGGCCTTCTCTTTGATAGCGGGCTTGAAGTCCTTGTGGTCAACACACCAGCGCACCATCTGCTTGCCGACGATGCGGCCTTCAGCGTGGGAGCCGGAGGAGAACTTGTGGCCCGAGGCGCCAACGCCGTCAGCGCAGGTCCAGAGGCCGTTAACGGTGGTCATACGGTTGTAGACCTTACCGTTGTCAGCTTTGACCTTGTACTCGTCGGGAACCCACGGCTCGTCGGGACCGGAGGCCCAGATGCCGCAGCAGCCGGAGTGGGAGCCGAGCAGGTAAGGCTCGGTGGGCATGATCTCGGAGCCGGACTTCTCAGGCTCGATGTTCATGGCGGCCCACAGGTTGGCCTGGCCAACGCACATGTCGAGGAAGTCTTCCCACGCCTCGGACTCGAGGTGCTTCTGCTGCTCGGCATTCAGGTTGGCGAAGGTGGCCTGCAGAGCGCCCGCGGTGTCCATGTAGATGGGGCCGCGGCCGGCGCGCATTTCGGCGAGCATCATGTGGTTACGCAGGCAGGTCGGGATAACGTGACCCTTGGCGTAGCCGCGATCCTCGTAGGGCTTCAGCATGGCGCGGTTGGTGGCGCAGTAGTCTTCACCCTTGGAGTTGGTGGCTTTGGCCTTGAACAGCAGGAACCAGGCGCCGACCGGTCCGTAACCGTCCTTGAAGCGGGCGGGGACGAAGCGGTTTTCCATCATGGTCATCTCAGCACCGGCCTGAGCGCACATGGTGTAGGTGGAACCGGCGTTCCAAACGGGGTACCAGGCGCGGCCCATACCCTCGCCAGTGGAGCGGGGCTTGTACACGTTCACCGCGCCGCCGCAGGCTACGACCATGGCGTTGCAGGTGAAGATGTAGACCTTGTTCTCGCGGGTGGAGAAGCCCACGGCGCCGGCGATGCGGTTGGGGGTGTTGGCGTCAAGCAGCAGCTTAACGATGAACACGCGCTCCATGTAGCGGTCCTGGCCAAGGGCGTTCTTCGCGGCTTCAGCCACGATGCACTTGTAGGACTCACCGTTGATCATGATCTGCCAGCGGCCGGAGCGGACGGGCTCGGCGCCGGTGCGCAGGGACTTGCCAGCGGCCTTGGACTGGGCGCCGTCAAGGTTGTGGCCGTGCTCGTCCTTGGTCCAGCAGGGCAGGCCCCACTCCTCGAACAGGTGCACGGAGTCGTCAACGTGACGGCCCAGGTCGAAGATCAAGTCTTCGCGGACGATGCCCATCAGGTCGGTGCGGACCATGCGGACGTAGTCGTCGGCGTTGTTCTTGCCCAGGTAGGTATTGATGGCGGAGAGGCCCTGAGCCACGGCGCCGGAACGCTCGAGGGAGGCCTTGTCCAACAGCATCAGCGACAGGTTGCCGCCGACCTTGTCCATCCAGCGCACGGCCTCATAAGCGGTGCCGCAGGTGCCCATGCCGCCGCCAACCAGCAGCATGTCCACGTATTTTTCGACGATTTCCGGTTCGGCGAGGGCAACGCCCTTCGCCTCTTCTTTCATGGGAATACGGGGCATTTCGCGTGCTCCTTATATTCTTGTGGTTGCGCGTCGGTTCCGCTTATTTGCAGAAGCCATCCAGCCAGCACTGTTCGGTGCCCGCGTCGGCGATGGGGGCCTTCTCGCTGATGGCCACCTGGGGCACTGCCAGATCCCAGGTCTCGGTGAAGAGCTTCTCGTCATCCAGGCTACCGGGCTCGGGCTTGCCATCATAGGGCTTGATGGAGCCTTCAGGGGTGGTCCGGATGGGGAACTTGAAGCGCTTGGCGTTGCCGTTGCGGAACTTGACGGTCCACATGATGGAGTCAGCGGAACGCATGGGAATGCAAACGCCGCCCATGGGTGCGAAGTCGGCATAGGGCCTGGCTTCGATGGCGCCCTGAGGGCAAATCTTGACGCAGGAGTAGCACTCCCAGCAAGCCTCGGGTTCCTGGTTGAAGGCCTTCATTTCCGCCGGGTCGAGGATCATCAGATCGTTGGGGCAAATGTACATGCAGGCGGTTTTCTCGCCGCCCTTGCACCCGTCACATTTGCTCGGATCGACAAAGGTAGGCATACCACGTCCTCCACGCTAGTTTGATGGTTGATTCCTGTTTTCCCACACCACAAAACGATAAACGCAGCCCAGACCCCGAAGGGAAAAAGACGCCCGGCCAGACGAATGAAACGTCACAAGCCGGGCGGCAGATCATGCCGGGCTATACGCGGAAACGGCGAACGCGGCAAAGGCTCGCAAGCGAAGGATGAATTGACCCCACACGAAACTTTTCCGCCCCACCGTAAACCTCCTACTCCTGAGCCACCGGGACCGGCGGCTTGTGAGGAATGTAACGAGACCACGCCCCATCGTCAAGCCGAAAGTGAAATAAATTACAAAAGAACTAAAAAGCTGAAATCTTTATGAATATTACCCACAAAGGGTAGATCTATACAAGGATGGAAGGTTCGCCGGAATTGATTACCACTCCCCAGCTTCAGTGGCAAGGGTTTCTTCTTGAACTGGCCTTTCCTCCTTGCCTTCCGCGATGATTGAAGCCATACAGCCCTTTGTGAACATCCAGGACATGGCCACCGGAAGCGTTGAGAACCACCTTGCCGCCCTACTCGAGGCTGCAGTGGACGCCATCGTTATCATGGGGGCGGACAGGCGTGTTAAGGTTTTCTCAAATGCCGCTGAAAGGCTCTTCGGGTATGCTGCCCACGAAGTCGTCGGGCAAAACGTCAACATGCTTATGCCCGAGCCCTACCATTCGAATCACGACCGCTACGTCAAACGCCATATCGATACCGGCGAGAAGCACATCATCGGCATCGGCCGGGAGGTCGTAGCCAAACGCAAGGACGGCAGCGTTTTCCCCGCCTATCTCTCCGTGGGCGAAGGCACTTCCGAGGAAGGGCTTTTTTTCGTCGGCATCCTTCACGACCTTTCCCGAGAAAAAGACACCTTCCGCCGGGTACGTGAACTGGCGGCCATCGTCGATTCCACAGGTGACGCAGTGATCGGTAAAACGCTGGACGGGGTCGTCACCTATTGGAACAGTGGCGCGGAGGAACTCTACGGGTACACCGCGGCTGAAGCGATCGGCCGCCACGTTGCCGAACTTATCGTACCCGCCGAGAAACACGATGAGCTTGAACAGATTCACCAGGG harbors:
- a CDS encoding CoB--CoM heterodisulfide reductase iron-sulfur subunit A family protein yields the protein MSGNAILVVGGGFSGITAALEAAEMGYEVILVEKNPYLGGRVAQLNQYFPKLCPPSCGLEIQFQRIRNNPNVKVLTMASVTKVSGKPGDFDVTVSIKPRHVNEKCTACNDCAEAAETMVPCEFDLGLGERKVAFRPNIFSFPMRYVFEKNRCSEAEAKKIEASCKYGAIDLADQERSQTFKVGAIVEATGWKPYDMSKLENLGAGKLKNVISNMQMERLCAPNGPTGGLLLRPSDKAVPKRIAFVQCAGSRDENHLNYCSYICCMASLKQATYVRERVPEALVTIYYIDLRTPGRYQKFLEKVSADGKLSLVKGKVAELVESPSGKVLATVENVDSGIKNIEEFDLVVLATGMQPSSAGEAVAVNAPRDEEGFFIGAEGSGIIATGCAKLPLDVMRSAQAATGAALKAIQTVAGR
- a CDS encoding adenylyl-sulfate reductase subunit alpha encodes the protein MPRIPMKEEAKGVALAEPEIVEKYVDMLLVGGGMGTCGTAYEAVRWMDKVGGNLSLMLLDKASLERSGAVAQGLSAINTYLGKNNADDYVRMVRTDLMGIVREDLIFDLGRHVDDSVHLFEEWGLPCWTKDEHGHNLDGAQSKAAGKSLRTGAEPVRSGRWQIMINGESYKCIVAEAAKNALGQDRYMERVFIVKLLLDANTPNRIAGAVGFSTRENKVYIFTCNAMVVACGGAVNVYKPRSTGEGMGRAWYPVWNAGSTYTMCAQAGAEMTMMENRFVPARFKDGYGPVGAWFLLFKAKATNSKGEDYCATNRAMLKPYEDRGYAKGHVIPTCLRNHMMLAEMRAGRGPIYMDTAGALQATFANLNAEQQKHLESEAWEDFLDMCVGQANLWAAMNIEPEKSGSEIMPTEPYLLGSHSGCCGIWASGPDEPWVPDEYKVKADNGKVYNRMTTVNGLWTCADGVGASGHKFSSGSHAEGRIVGKQMVRWCVDHKDFKPAIKEKAADLKKEIYQPWYTFEENKGISTDPIVNPKFISPKNFMMRLVKCSDEYGGGVGTLYTTSASLLGTGFKLLAMLEEDSKKLAARDLHELMRCWEQFHRLWTVRMHMQHIAFREESRYPGFYYRGDFPGLDDSKWKCFVNSKYDPATRETKVFKRPYIKIIPDA
- the aprB gene encoding adenylyl-sulfate reductase subunit beta is translated as MPTFVDPSKCDGCKGGEKTACMYICPNDLMILDPAEMKAFNQEPEACWECYSCVKICPQGAIEARPYADFAPMGGVCIPMRSADSIMWTVKFRNGNAKRFKFPIRTTPEGSIKPYDGKPEPGSLDDEKLFTETWDLAVPQVAISEKAPIADAGTEQCWLDGFCK